acaggaggtGGCTGCCTGCCAACAGACAGGATGGGTCAGGTGATAGCCCATCTCAGAGTAACAGATTTCTGCTTGTATTGGTCACTGACCTAAAAATTACAAAGTTAATTTCACTGTCAGGAGGGAAGAGCTGACAATGCTTTGTCAAAGTAGCACTCTGTAAAATAGTGCAGATTTGTCAGCATCTTGCAGATCTTACTGTCGTTACAACAAGTATCCTCAATATGAATAAGTGGAAAGAGTCATTTCACAGTTCAAGGAGCAAGATAAAGTATTATAGCTCTACCTTTCTCTCCATGGAGAGGAAAAATCCCCAACACATTAGTGAGTGCCTGAGATCAGGGAACATATAGATGAATATACAAAGACCATACCTAGTACTTACTTCTCCAGAACAGCAGGAGTAAAGAGAATGTGTAGTGGCCATTGAACTTTGTAAGAAAGGCCCAGAGCTGCCCATCCAGATGCAGGGGCTTCACGTGGAGATAACTCCCGGGAAGGCCCTTCACGAGTCTGAGAAGTATCTGGAAACAAATGAGGTGCTGAATTAAGTCATCTTCTTAGTCAAGACAACCAtggcaaggaagaaaaggggaaagaacagaataagaagagcaaaagcagaCTAGGCCATCACATAGGGCTCCAAAGGGAACAaagttattatttctttaacttCAGAGAAGGGTCAGTAATAAGACTTGAGAACAAGATCATCATCTGCCCTCTTAACTCATGACTAAAAATGCAAGTAGATACCTTTATGCTCCTTTCCATGATACTCAATGGTTAAGTGAAGCAGGGGAAGAAGGTTGTCATCATCTAACAGCACCTTATGAGCAGACTGTTGAAATGCAACGTTGACATCTGACAAGAAAGCACAGATAGTAACACAAGATGATGCAGATAGTGCTAGTTTTGCATCCATTAATTATTTATGCTAGGCCATAAAAGACTACACTGACATGCTATTTCCACTAGTTTTATTTAATTCCAGTCTCAAATATGGAGAGAAACCTGCCATCTGAAAGTTTCTGAGATGTTATTTTCACCTACTCCGTGAGACATTCTAATCCAAAAgtgctgtttctttcaaaacGAATTACAATATCTGGAGGATAAGCTAGAGCTCTTCTGTACTGGACGTGGCTAACCATTTTCCTGCTATACCAGAGCAAGGACAGTTTGGTAAGTGAATAAGCAACACTCACCATGTTCAGTTACAGCCGTAGGTGGTGTTTTTAACATATGCTGTGCAGTGTCAATGAAGGCCTGAAACAGCTCACCTCTTCCCAAAAGGTAAAAGTCTTTTATAATCTGtggagataatttttttgtgtataaGCATATCAATAACTGAGCAGAAATTTTAAGCATCCTAGCTGATAGCATctattttcattattgcttGGATAACTTCTGCcatttgaaaacacagctgGAGAGCTCTGAATTTCATCCAGTGCCCAAAAAGTCTATGCTGCCTTTGCTTCAAGATGCAAACCATGAAACCACATACACATACCCCTCTAACTCTGTCTCTGCCCAAGTTCTATCACTCTGTGCTCATTCTTGAGacctggaaaatgaaaacagctttaCCTAAAAGAAGAAAGCGTAGAATCCAAGACAGTAAAGTATTTAAAGGGAAAGagccattaaaaaagaaagaaagaaagaaaaagaaagaaagaaagaaagaaagaaatttaaactgCTGTAGCAAAAACAAGCTAGCAGTTACATTACCTTCAGTTGTCCTAGTAAATCTGATTCCTCCACCATCAGTTTCCAAAGATGCTAGTgaggaaacaaaaaccaaacaaaacaaaagaaacctcCTCTCAGATTTATCTAAACCCATTCAGTGAGAACAGTAGCTGTCTCAAAATACTTGTGATGCATACAAAAAAGCACCTATATAAAATGCTGTATAAAGCACATGAGAACAAACTAAGAATCCTGTGTGTAGGCAGCCCATGCTACTAGTTAGAACACTCTTGATGTATACCAGCAAGAAACTCTGCCTAAGAAACATGAAGAACcatgacaaaaaaataagtaaattctTACAAAATCAGTTCCACCCTAGCTTTGTTCTCACTTCTGTAACCTCCCCATCTTCTCAGGTTCCCCCCCacctcaaattaaaaaaagattaagattGCCAAAGCAAAGAATTTGTCCAGCGAGACACCATCTAATATGCTGAAAGCATGATGAAAAGTTCTGAAGTTGtttcaagtgaaataaaaaaatacataaaaattcccttctttcccctgtGAAAGCGCGTAGTATTTGTTAATGTCCTTTTGTCATTAGAAGTTGGGGTACCATGAAGCTCTGAGCCCCATAAGAACATGAAAGCTACCTGCAGTGTTCACGTGCTTGTTCAATCACTGATTCTAAAGAGCGCCCTTCTTTTCCCAGTCATTCACAAAACTGAAGAGCTCCTCAGGCTGTACAGTAGCTATCCTTCCTAGGATCCTTACCTCAGCAACAGTGCTCCGTATCCAGTCAACCACTGATTCAAAGTCCACCAAACTAAAGAGCGGTTGCTGCTTGAGTCGATGTAGCTCTGCTGCAAAAGTGTCCTCCTGGTTTTTTAGGATGGAGCCTGTGcagcaatgagaaaaatgttttggacaataaaaagaaatactatttGGAGAAGAGCAGACCCCTTCCAGCACAGTGGGGCAGAAAGGCTGTCCAGGCAGCACCATCTCAGGTCTGGTGAGGAATGTGAAGTTGAGGAGGTCTCAAAGTACAAGTACCAAGGTACAAGATTGCTGCTACAAGTACAGTTATGGTATAGACACTTGACATGGCAGTGCTGTAGTATCAGTAAAAACCCAAGATATTTTCTATGTAAATGATTGCCACTAACAGCCCTTTTTCTAGGACTGAGCTAGATCTTTGAGCTCTCAACTTTTCTGTGACATTAACCAGTTGGTTTGGTTCTccgcctgcccctgcccctttCAAATCTACCCTACTGCTTGAACttagggattatttttttttaaccaactaAGCTTGAAGACCAATTTCTTTTCACCTTGCTTCTGCTAAGGCAAGAAAACAGTCCAATTTAATTGGTCCTTTGTTCTCCGCAATGTTGCTCAAGTCATTTGAGTACTTTgcctggacaagctcaagatAGAGCCTCCACAGCAGTCCTCCCCAATTGGTGTAGGAATATGTTTCCAAAACCATCTCCAGTATAAATTTGTCAGGCTCTCAAAGAGAACCATCAGCTGGAATTGTCTCTCTCTTGCTGACTTAAAGGCTCCATCTTGATAATTTGTCTTCCACTGTGACCTTTGGGACCACCTTGCAATTAATCTCGTTTGTGGATGTATTTTAATCCTATGGCACCATTCTGCAACATACATACTCGGAGCAAGCTGTGTCCTTGTGTCTGTCTGCACCCTTCAGGGACAAGGatgcaaactgaaaagaaaacatgacctTTGCTATTGCTTTATTTATCCAGAGCAAATCACATGGTGACTTCTTGCTGGAAACTTGGAGACTATGTTTGGAAAGTGTTATTATTTACTCATCCTGTTCTTATACCACTCCCTCGGAATCAATCAGAAGCAGAACACTGGGACCACTGCTCTGTCCTGGCACAACCATCTCTATGTTCTGAAGAAATCAGCCAATAGTGACTGTTGAGGAATTCGTTAATACAGCATTTTGGAAGATACTTGTCAGTCACTCATAATTGAGCAAAGACCACAAGGAAGATGTTCCTTACCTTTTCTGGTCAGGTTAACGTTTTGATTCTCAAACATCTGCACAGATTCACCCACAAAGAGGATTTTCTCAGCCACCCGCACAGGAATGTATGAAGGCAGCATTTCTACTCGCAGAGAAAACTGTTTTAGAGATGGAGCTAACATGTTCTCCTCCTCAATCAAGCGCTGTCAGAGACCCCAGGGGAAAGACATCAAgcaaaaaaagtgtgagaaaaccaggcagaaaaGGTGTATAAAGGGGTGGGGGAATCCAAGTACATTGGAAGTAAGCAGAAAGGTGGCAATCCTAATTTGCATTGTTTAAGTAAGCCTGCAAACTTCTTTAGACTTCTGGTACGCTAGCATATCTCCCTAGAGAAGATACTGCTTTCATCAGGAGAAGCTAATACTTTGTGGAATAGCAGCAAATTGGCTCTGCCAAAGGATAATGTTACATcagcaaaaggaatttttgtTGCAATTCATTACACTAGGTTTTTTGCATCCATAACAATGTTAATTAGCAGTACCAAAAATAATCCTCCCTTACACCCATTCCTGTATGTTTTAACACTGCTAGAGCACTTGTGATACAGGCCAAATGTAAACACCTCCACTAGTAAGCAGACAGGTTAAAGATCTGAATGCTTCCTAGCATAAATTAAGCAATTTTCTCAGTTCCTGCAAAAGGTGTTTAAATCAATACAGCAATCATTaacttttttctgaatgtattaATAAAGGACTCCCAAGTACGGAGGCAAGACTTTCCTTCAGAGAAGTAATACTGATTATTTCATTTGGCTTTCTTGTTATTGGAGAATTAGGTTCATTAGTCCATAATCCAAAAAACACCATGCTAACAAATTTTTGAGAACGTTTGCCACCTATAGAATTCCTCCTTTTAAGAGGAGAGTTCATTGTACTGTATACTGATGTTAGCAGCTTGGCAATTCTTTTCTTAAGATTCTTCTGACACTTTTAGATGAGGAAATACCCAAGTATTTTATCGGTCTATCCCGTCAACACTCAGGATTTCTTATTTTACTCTCTGACTGAAGAATTGCCAACACTGGTAAGTCAATAATATTGAAGAAGAGAGTTAATTAGGCTCTCTCGCTGTCATCTTCTTAATGCCTACATTTTCCACCATAGATCTAGAAGACTCACCAATTTTCACATTATTCCTATATCTGATATAGTGAAATAATAGATTTTTCACTAACTGCCTTTTAAAGTTCCCCCTTGTTTTCACCtgtgtgtagtctgtcctcAGCAGAGACTGTTTGTACAGGGCACCTAATTAGTATGCAATACAGTGTTTCAGGGGTGAATCTTCTGTGTGTTCACAGCCAAGGCGCATGCAGCACACTAACACCATGGGTGCCCATCAAATGTTTTCTCACAGTAAACTAGAGTATGAATTTACAGAGTTGCAGTTGctccccactgcttcctgatgCAGACACTATTCAGATGCAGAGTGTGGAAGATTACTCCATTGAGAAAGCTGCTTTGCACAAGGGCGCTCTAATGGTATGCCATCTACATGAGGAGTTACCACATTTCACCAGTATACTGGCAGGTTGCTCCCTTGCTTAACTTAGCACCCTGGACATGTTCTTAGCGGCCTCTTGACTCTCACATAGCACATTTTACGCAGTAATGTCAGTAATATTACCCTGTTAGGTAACATTTGCACAACAAATGGTTGTGCAAGAAAGGTACCTGACCCAGCTGCCAATAGAAAGGGTGCAAGTCAACACCCAAGCTCCCCACACCATCTCCTTTGCAACTGCTCACACTACCACCAATGCCTATGTTGAGCAGATCACAGTGTTGACCATAAGGAATCAGAAAAGAGTCAGTCAGGAGCAGGGTGAGTACAGCAGTTCCAATTACCTGACATCAGCATCTACAGATTCCATCTACAGGGCTTTCTGCCCTGAGATTGCCCAACTGTGCCAAACGATATGTCTCTGTCCTTTATGCCTAGCTGCAACCTATTACAATATTCTGTCTCAATATATGTCCAGTCTAGCATAGCTCACACTAAAGCAGAAGACATTTCTTCTTTAGCTCCCTAAGGACTGAAGGATGCCAAGCTATGACTTTGGTCTTACCAGGTCCTGCAGTTCTCGTAGCTGTTTTCCTGTAAGTCCTCCAATTCCTAGgtcatcatcatcttcttcGGGTTGGCTAGGGACATTCCCAGAAGAGGGGCCCTGTTTGATAAAGAACTCTTCATGTTGGTCTAGTAGCAATCCATGCAGCATCCAGGCAGAGAGCTGCTTATACATGACTCCATGACACACAGCCAGAATCCTGAGGTCAAGAGAAACAGACAGTGGGACCTTTGCATGCAGTGATCAAAACCTCATTGTTCATCATTCTGGAAAGTCCAGTTAGTCAGCCAGGCAATACGGCGAGTGCTAAATAGCTAATGtggaattttaaatttattttttttttaaacagagaaaggtGGACTGATCACTTGCAAAACTGAACTAACATATCCTCTGAATATGTGACTTCTCCACTGAGATCTACTAGTATACCAGAAGTATAAGTAAGTTTGCAGTGGCTTCCCAGTCCTGCTGTTTCTACTCAATTACCATTTCAGCATGAACACAAGTTGTCTTTTAAGTAGTCTGACTTTCTCCCCAAGGACATACAAACCTAGCAACACTCACCCAGTCACATTTATCCTTTTGAAGGATCAAAACCCAGTAACAGGTCTACCACATGCAAAACAGTTCATGTAGacctcaaaagaagaaaaaacataaggTCTGAACTTTCCTCAGCCCTAAGTCCAAAGTATGGAGAAAGCCTTAATTCCTGCCATAAGTCTGCTTTAGATAAATAATGGGGACTGTGACAGTTTTCCCTGCATGTTACTCCTACTTTTATATCATGCAAGCCTGTTTCGCATgtactgttttcaaaagtaaGATAAACACTTTGACGCTAACTCCAGTTACTACAGCAGAATGAAATAATAGCTTTACTGTATCTACATACTTTTCAAGAGCACTGCGAACTGGAGGCAACCCCCCACAGCTATGTTTGTGGACTGTCTCCAATATCTGACATCCATGaatctgcagaaagaaaacatgtttagACCAGGTCTGTTATTTGAATCTGTACTGACCTTTTCAGACATTTAAACACTATGCTTTTGGCTAACAAGAAAATGCCTTAACAAGCTGCACAAGtcttacagaaagaaagatgtAACATAGTCCATGTAGTGAAGAGGCCTTCTATGTGTGGCTCTACACCCAAGCTTCTCTCAAGAATTTCCCTTAATAAAAAGTAAGCATCTCTGGATTCTGAACACATTAgcttctccccccgccccccccaagtGACGGTGCGAGAAAAcagactcagaaaaaaagaaattccaacCAGCAGCACCTTGTACTATGAAATGTATTGTGATTATAAAATGCAAGTAATCAAAGATCATACTGATAATGAAAAAGTCAAATCCAATGTAAATGGATTTGCAAAATAGTTATTCAATACTTACAGTAGTACTAGGAATGGGGCACCCATTACTGAAACCACATTCTTTCCTAGTATTAAAGGTCTGGGATGGGGGCAGAAAGAACTTTGTTAGCTAAAAAGGAAACTTAAGAGAAACTAGCTACAATTTTACTGTACCTTCTGAGTCTTGATCTGTTCCACCATGACCATCACAGAGGGGAAAAGTAACTGAAACTGCAGAACCAggagcaaaaatatttaattaggtTGCTAtgcaagggagagagaaaaccTATACTTGAGTAAGTGTGGATAGCagctgattaaaataatttagtgaAACTATCATCTTGCTTTCCCCATAGATTAGAAACATGAAATCTCTAGGAAGTAGGTCCTCCCTCCACTGGACCAAGATGCAGTGGACACAGGCAGTAAGGAATATGCAAGGGTCAAGGTAGAGGACCTAAGCTTTGCGTCAAAGTGCAAGTGATCCTCTGAGCATGATTAAGGGACTACAAATGTAGAGGCGTTGAAAAGACTAACCTGTATTTATCCCACCCACTTTCTTATTAGACTCAAGGAGTGATAAGAGTAACCAAAGAGCACTACCTGTTTATTAACATGACATACCTGGTCCAAGGAGTAATTAACATGTGAGATGGAAAGATGCGGGTCGGCCAGAAACTGTAAGAACAACAAAgcaattaatgaaaattaaaattaggtATGGTTAAGTTAAAAAGCATGTTTGGCTCTATATTACAAACCTTTAGTtcccacagcttttttttgctGCCACGTATTCTTGGGCTGTGTCCCATTTTAGGCTATAGCAACCACTGGATGGTCACAGTAGCCAAGATACAACAGCTGCTAATCTAGCGGAGATTAATCAAAACCTttacaactgaaaacagaagtcaCAATAGTCTGAGACAGCACTGGGCTCTGAGGAAGATGGGGCACTTACTGAATTGAAGGCAGAAGGGACTTAATGCTTATTTGAATGAAGAGTCATGTACAGTGGCATCTCACAGGAATAATTTGGAAGCCACCCCTgatgtggaaaggaaaataccaTGTCTCCTCTTTAGCTACTACTACTTAGCACATTAATTGCAGAAATGACAACGTTCCAATCTGTCAGCAACAGGACAGCCTGTTGTTCCAAGTCTCTCTCCTTTACCTCTTGTTCGAGGTCAAGTAGTGCCTGTCGATATGGCTGCAGCACTGAATCAAGACCTGTGCAGAAGGCTCGCAAATAAATGCCATGTAATCCACTCTGGTTTTGCTGAGATGGATGATGGTCCTGAAACCGAACAATAAAATCTACATCAGCTCCCCAGTGCAGGTCTAAAGAGTAATGgagatgctgtgccagcagccagtggtcCACACATGTTGAAATGCACCTTAGCCCACCAGAAAACGCCCAGAAAACAACCCAGAAGTTTGGCACAAGGAGAGTTACTTGAGCAGAGTTTTATTTAGCTCTTCTGGGGACATATGCAAGTGCTGGGAACCACTGGTAACTTCAGTGCTTCTTTGTACTTATGTACGCCTCTGGGATCTCAAAGCTCTTCACAAACTGTGAGGAGGACTCGCTACAACACAGGGATGAGCATCCTGTACAGTTCACAAACCCTGGCCAGTCTGCAGTGGCCAGGAATTACTACTGCGTGCTTCCCCAAGCATGAGATTTTACATTTGGTCCATCCTTGGCTGTTCTGCGCCCTCCCTTATTTGCACCGCGCAGAGCTTTCTGGAGCTCTGCTCGGGGAAGCGCATTTGTTTGTGCTAGCGCGGATATGCGCTGCGGAACATCAGCCTGGCCGGACCGGGATCCGCCGCGCTCCGCCCGGGAAACagaggggagcggaggccccaccTGCTGCTGTACGTGTCCCGTGTACTGCTCCACGAATTCGGCGAAGCGGATGTAGTCGGTGCCGAGGCGGCAGAGCCGGTTCAGGACGCTGGTCTCGCTGGGGTGCAGGAACGGCAGTTCCTGAGAGACCTGAGGGGGGGAAAGAGCGGTGAgggcagggcggggcggggcgcgccgTGGGGGGCCCGGCGGGCCCGGGCCGTACCTGCAGGCCGCCGCGCTTGCTCCAGGTGAAGGCCGCCCCCGGGTACCCGCTCAGCGCCAGCAGCAGCTCGTGGATCATCCTGCCGCGCGGCGCCGCGCGGGCTGCTGGGAGCCGCGCAAGGGCCGCCGGGAAGGGCGGGCCCACGCGGCGGCGCCAGCGGCGCCTGGCGGAAGTGGGGAGTCAGCGGGGGCGGCCGGCAGGCCCGCGTCGTGAGGGGCGCCCTGGCCGCTCTTGGGGCGCGTTGGCGTGGGGCGGGAGGGCGGCTGAGTAAGGTGGGGGGCTGTGGTGGCAAGTGCTGGTCCGGAAGGTCCCTTCCAGGACAGCAGCGAATCCGCAGCCTTCCAGGTTGATTCTTGGTTTTGGCGTGCCTTACCGGGTTTCTTTATCAGTTTCTCATGTTATTTGTCAGTGTTTTATCAATGCCGGTCTTACCTTTCTCTGCCTACCGTATTGCTTTCCTTCACCTTTTCTTGTAACCCGGGTAGTCTTTTAATCAAAGCTGCCTACTTTCAAGATTGTGGAGTTGTCTGACAAACTGGTTTTTAGCAAtccccttttcattttctttttcctgtttttggCAGTTTTCTTCCTCATGCCCATTTTTACTCTTCTTCATTTAGAAGAAATTAGTGTTAACTATCATAGACATCTGTTAACTGTccattttaaatgtgtatttggCTCATGATCAGCTTGTCACGATGAGGTCTGAAATGTAGGAAGAACTTCTGTACAGGAATGAAGAAGTTCCTAGTACATTGTCTCAttttctaaagtattttttcttttaatacagtCTCCCTGACATGTATGCGTTGGCTGTCTATAGCTATCTTTATGTGTAACTTGAGAGCCCCAACAGTGTCATTCTATCATGTGTCAGTATAGCAAAACTATCCTCTTTATATTGACAAAGCTTCTGTTGTCTGAATAAAGACAGGAATTTGGCTAGGAACTTGTTGTTCAGCATTGACGTAAATATCACAGTATACAATTGGGCCAGGAAAGCTATGTGCCGTTCCTG
This region of Buteo buteo chromosome 13, bButBut1.hap1.1, whole genome shotgun sequence genomic DNA includes:
- the TUBGCP4 gene encoding gamma-tubulin complex component 4 isoform X2, producing MIHELLLALSGYPGAAFTWSKRGGLQVSQELPFLHPSETSVLNRLCRLGTDYIRFAEFVEQYTGHVQQQDHHPSQQNQSGLHGIYLRAFCTGLDSVLQPYRQALLDLEQEFLADPHLSISHVNYSLDQFQLLFPSVMVMVEQIKTQKIHGCQILETVHKHSCGGLPPVRSALEKILAVCHGVMYKQLSAWMLHGLLLDQHEEFFIKQGPSSGNVPSQPEEDDDDLGIGGLTGKQLRELQDLRLIEEENMLAPSLKQFSLRVEMLPSYIPVRVAEKILFVGESVQMFENQNVNLTRKGSILKNQEDTFAAELHRLKQQPLFSLVDFESVVDWIRSTVAEIIKDFYLLGRGELFQAFIDTAQHMLKTPPTAVTEHDVNVAFQQSAHKVLLDDDNLLPLLHLTIEYHGKEHKDTSQTREGPSRELSPREAPASGWAALGLSYKVQWPLHILFTPAVLEKYNVVFKYLLSVRRVQAELQHCWALQMQRKHLKSNRTDAIKWRLRDHMAFLVDNLQYYLQVDVLESQFSQLLQQINATRDFESIRLAHDHFLSNLLAQSFILLKPVFHCLNEILDLCHSFCSLVSQNLGPLDERGAAQLSILVKGFSRQSSLLFKILSSVRNHQINSDLAQLLLRLDYNKYYTQAGGTLGSFGV
- the TUBGCP4 gene encoding gamma-tubulin complex component 4 isoform X1 produces the protein MIHELLLALSGYPGAAFTWSKRGGLQVSQELPFLHPSETSVLNRLCRLGTDYIRFAEFVEQYTGHVQQQDHHPSQQNQSGLHGIYLRAFCTGLDSVLQPYRQALLDLEQEFLADPHLSISHVNYSLDQFQLLFPSVMVMVEQIKTQKIHGCQILETVHKHSCGGLPPVRSALEKILAVCHGVMYKQLSAWMLHGLLLDQHEEFFIKQGPSSGNVPSQPEEDDDDLGIGGLTGKQLRELQDLRLIEEENMLAPSLKQFSLRVEMLPSYIPVRVAEKILFVGESVQMFENQNVNLTRKGSILKNQEDTFAAELHRLKQQPLFSLVDFESVVDWIRSTVAEHLWKLMVEESDLLGQLKIIKDFYLLGRGELFQAFIDTAQHMLKTPPTAVTEHDVNVAFQQSAHKVLLDDDNLLPLLHLTIEYHGKEHKDTSQTREGPSRELSPREAPASGWAALGLSYKVQWPLHILFTPAVLEKYNVVFKYLLSVRRVQAELQHCWALQMQRKHLKSNRTDAIKWRLRDHMAFLVDNLQYYLQVDVLESQFSQLLQQINATRDFESIRLAHDHFLSNLLAQSFILLKPVFHCLNEILDLCHSFCSLVSQNLGPLDERGAAQLSILVKGFSRQSSLLFKILSSVRNHQINSDLAQLLLRLDYNKYYTQAGGTLGSFGV